One region of Streptomyces leeuwenhoekii genomic DNA includes:
- a CDS encoding SRPBCC family protein, which produces MAVRHHLIKASPEAVWSVIADGSRYAQWVVGTSESRPKRGHWPDLGAAIEYEVRLGPVRMTNETVVRRCVEGAVLELEAHAGLLGTARIAIELRSWGEQCLVIVDEHPLRGAGGALHNAGLEALIQLRHRAMLARLARLCEARAAGDTRPGTATGEGAVAAGPEAGHA; this is translated from the coding sequence GTGGCAGTCCGTCACCATCTGATCAAGGCGAGTCCGGAGGCGGTCTGGTCCGTCATCGCGGACGGCAGCCGATACGCGCAATGGGTGGTGGGAACGTCGGAGTCCCGCCCGAAGCGGGGGCACTGGCCCGACCTCGGCGCCGCGATCGAGTACGAGGTGCGCCTCGGCCCCGTGCGGATGACCAACGAGACGGTCGTCAGGCGGTGCGTGGAGGGCGCCGTCCTGGAGCTGGAGGCGCACGCCGGGCTGCTCGGCACCGCCCGGATCGCCATCGAGCTGCGGTCCTGGGGCGAGCAGTGCCTGGTGATCGTCGACGAGCATCCGCTGCGCGGCGCGGGCGGGGCGCTCCACAACGCGGGCCTGGAGGCGCTGATCCAGCTACGGCACCGCGCCATGCTGGCCCGGCTGGCCCGGCTCTGCGAGGCCCGGGCCGCCGGCGACACGCGTCCGGGGACCGCGACGGGCGAGGGGGCGGTGGCGGCGGGCCCGGAGGCCGGCCATGCCTGA
- a CDS encoding tetratricopeptide repeat protein, giving the protein MPVEQDRGLERAVTAIASLSPEWNAASEHAASGLWRLPRAAEAVEHVLRGDGAALRDRGWMMVRARVAEEISSGRDWTREVAVWLARGEADWAESAQVTGDLAWRARTAGRSALIFLTDAHVAGVDPGTPFGRGLWHSFLTTLRYDFRCGAIEEFFSRGSADRPDLDPYSVALRAFALLGRSRPRGLDLLESVMARAGGNAKAVHALLHGLWLGEHLPDQPQRMLELLRAPAFAQGLGAEALFRKAAALRRLKRFDEALAALQGAIDCLDPCEVVVHADCVRERSLILAERDVYRRGPGSGGLPA; this is encoded by the coding sequence ATGCCCGTGGAGCAGGACCGAGGCCTGGAGCGGGCGGTGACCGCGATCGCTTCCCTGTCCCCCGAGTGGAACGCCGCCTCCGAGCACGCCGCGTCCGGCCTGTGGCGACTGCCCCGGGCCGCCGAGGCCGTGGAGCACGTCCTGCGAGGGGACGGCGCGGCCTTGCGGGACCGGGGGTGGATGATGGTGCGGGCCCGGGTGGCCGAGGAGATCTCCTCGGGGCGGGACTGGACCCGTGAGGTGGCCGTCTGGCTGGCCCGCGGCGAGGCGGACTGGGCCGAGTCGGCCCAGGTGACCGGCGACCTGGCGTGGCGGGCGCGGACCGCGGGCCGCAGCGCACTCATCTTCCTTACCGACGCCCACGTGGCGGGGGTGGATCCGGGCACGCCGTTCGGGCGCGGCCTGTGGCACAGCTTTCTGACCACCCTGCGGTACGACTTCCGGTGCGGTGCCATCGAGGAGTTCTTCTCCCGGGGCTCCGCCGACCGCCCGGACCTGGACCCCTACAGCGTCGCCCTGCGCGCCTTCGCCCTGCTGGGCCGGTCCCGGCCCCGTGGGCTGGACCTGCTGGAGTCGGTCATGGCGCGCGCCGGCGGTAACGCCAAGGCCGTCCACGCCCTCCTGCACGGCCTGTGGCTGGGAGAGCACCTGCCCGACCAGCCGCAGCGGATGCTGGAGCTGCTGCGCGCCCCGGCGTTCGCCCAGGGGCTGGGTGCCGAGGCGCTGTTCCGGAAGGCGGCCGCGCTGCGGCGGCTGAAGCGGTTCGACGAGGCGCTGGCCGCCCTGCAGGGCGCCATCGACTGCCTCGATCCCTGTGAGGTGGTGGTCCACGCCGACTGCGTACGGGAACGGTCGCTGATCCTCGCGGAACGGGACGTGTACCGGCGCGGCCCCGGGTCGGGCGGTCTCCCGGCCTGA
- a CDS encoding DUF3040 domain-containing protein: MRPYDDERLLALAAQLERDDPRFARQFRRGRPTRPREYRRTGAWWALAAALASVAAGVALPHGLLLAAGLVLAGIGLERFDPYR; the protein is encoded by the coding sequence ATGCGCCCGTACGACGACGAACGGCTGCTCGCTCTGGCCGCGCAGCTCGAGCGTGACGATCCCCGGTTCGCCCGCCAGTTCCGGCGTGGCCGCCCCACCCGGCCCCGCGAGTACCGGCGCACCGGCGCCTGGTGGGCACTGGCGGCCGCCCTCGCCTCGGTCGCCGCGGGAGTGGCCCTGCCCCACGGGCTGCTGCTCGCCGCCGGTCTGGTCCTGGCCGGTATCGGCCTGGAGCGGTTCGACCCGTACCGCTGA